The genomic DNA GCTGCGAAGTGATCGGTGCGCGGGGGCCGTTTCACCTTGACGATGAGCGGGTGCTGTTCGCACGGCGCGATATCGATGTGCTGGTCAGCAAGAACAGCGGCAGCGTGGCGACCGAGCCCAAGCTTGAGGTGGCGCGGGAGCTGGGGGTTCCAGTACTCATTCTGAAGCGCCCCACACTCCCACAGGTCGATGCTGAGTTCACCCGGTACTGCCTGTTGCTCAGCGCCCTGCATCTATGACTGGCAGCCTTTGGCAACGTATATCCCATTGACATATACCTTGCGGAATTTAAACTTCAGTCACAGTTTGCCGCTTCCAGGGAGACCCATCATGGAGCAAGGTGCTGTCTTCAAAAGCAATCGTAGCCAGGCCATCCGCTTGCCGAAATCTGTCGCATTTCCCGAAGAGGTGACCCGCGTGGACATTGTTGCAGTGGGTCGAACCCGCATCATCACTCCCGCTGGTGAATCATGGGATAGCTGGTTTGACGGCGAAGATGCGAGCCCGGACTTCATGGCCAGCCGCGACCAACCTGCCGACCAGGAACGTGAAGGGTTTTAATGCTCAAGTACATGCTCGATACGAATATCTGCATCTTCACGATCAAGAACAAACCCCAGGTAGTTCGTGAAGCGTTCAACCGCCACCATGGTCAGCTGGCAATCAGCACCGTCACACTGATGGAGCTTGTTTACGGTGCAGAGAAATCGGCCGCTCCTGCACGAAATCTCTCGATTGTGGAGGGTTTCGTAGCGCGTCTTGAAGTACTCGACTATGACAGCCATGCAGCAGAACACAGCGGGCAGCTTCGCTCAGAACTGGCAAAGGCCGGTACGCCCATCGGTCCTTTCGATCAGTTGATTGCCGGGCATGCCCGCGCGCGGGGGCTTACCTTGGTAACAAACAACCTGCGAGAGTTCATGCGCGTTCCGGGGTTGCGGGTTGAGGATTGGCTGGCCATGCCAGGGTAAAAGACGTAACCCTTTCCATATTCCGACAGTGGCTATCGACCATCGCTGCGCTGTGACCAGATACATTCATATGGCCGTTGGCCTGTCGTCAGTCTTAAACTCAACCCCCCTCCCCTCCGGAAAGCGTCAACCATATGGAAATGCAATGGTGGATCTGGCTGGTCTTCGGCATCGCGCTGATCCTGCTCGAACTGGTCCTGCCCACTTTCTTCATCATCTGGTTCGGCATCGGTGCCGTGCTGGTGTCGCTCATCTCCCTCGCCGCCCCCAGCCTGCAACTGGACATGCAGGTACTGTCGTGGGTGCTGTTCTCCTCGATCACCACGGCACTCTGGTTCAAGCTGTTCCGGCGCAAGCAGCCGGATGTGCGCTGGACCGCAGACAGTGTGATCGGCGAAGTCGGGCTGCTGATCAGCAGCGTTTCGCAATTTCAGAAAGGCCGTGTGCGCTTTCAGAAACCGATCTTGGGCAATGAGGAATGGATCTGCGTCGCTGACAGCGACATCCCGTCAGGCGAGCGTGTTCGTCTCGTCGCCATCGAAGGCAATACTGCCCGGGTCATCCGGGCCTGACCGCATTAAAAGGAAGTTCGCATCATGACCAGCCTCATCGTCGTCGGCACACTCGCCGTTTTCGTCCTGATCACTGTCTTCAAGGGTGTACGCATCGTACCCCAAGGGGAGGAGTGGATCGTCGAGCGCCTGGGCCGCTACCACAGCACGCTCAAGCCCGGCCTGAACATCGTCATCCCTTACATGGACGTGGTCGCCTACCGCCTGCCGACCAAGGACATTATCCTCGACGTGCAGGAGCAGGAAATCATCACTCGCGACAATGCGGTGATCGTCGCCAACGCCCTGTGCTTCGCCAAGGTGGTCGACCCACAGAAGGCCTCCTATGGCGTGCAGAATTTCTCGTTTGCCGTCACCAGCCTGACCATGACATCGTTGCGCGCAATCGTCGGCGCCATGGACCTGGACGAAGCGCTGTCCAGCCGCGAGCAGATCAAGGCACGCCTGCGAGAGGCGATGTCCGAACAGACCGAAGACTGGGGTGTGACCGTACGCTCGGTAGAAATCCAGGACATCAAGCCATCGGAAAACATGCAGCTGGCAATGGAGCGCCAGGCGGCAGCCGAACGTGAACGTAAAGCCGACGTGACCCGTGCAGAAGGTGCCAAGCAGGCCGCCATTCTCGAGGCCGAAGCCCGCCTGCAGTCGGCCAAGCTCGATGCCGAGGCGCAAATCAACCTTGCCGAGGCTTCGGCAAAGGCAATTTCGCTGGTCAAGGACGCGGTAGGCAACGAGACGGTGCCAGCCATGTACCTGCTGGGAGAGCGCTATGTCGGCGCCATGGAGAACCTGGCCAGCAGCAACAACGCCAAAGTGGTGGTGCTGCCGGCTGATTTGCAGGAAACCGTACGTGGCTTGATGGGCCGCAACAAGGCTTGATGGCTGTAGTAGCTTCATGGCCGGCAAGCCGGTTCCAGGCACCCCACCGTCTAACTGCGCGTGGGAGCCGGCTTGCCGGCGATGGGCTGCACAGCAGCCCCATCAACCCGCCTGCGTCACTTCACCGCACCCCATCATTTTTACCTATACTGCGCCGTACAATACCCGCCACGATTCCTGACCGGATCTCTCCATGCCCCCACGTCGGCACATCGCCTGGATAGCCTGCCTCGCAGTGCTGTTCAACCTGCTGGCCATGCCGCTGTCCTCCGCCGCGCCCAAGGGCCCGGCAGAGCAGCTGCTGTGGGGGGCTTTCTGTTCCAGCATGGCAGGCAAGGCCAAGGTCGACGTCCAGGCACTGGCCAAGATCGACCTCGGCACGCAGAACGACGATCACTCCAACATGCAGCACTGCTGGTGCTGTTCGGGTGCCACGCCGTTGCTGGCCCTGCCAGGTTATCCGCCACAGCTGCACAACCCGCCCACATTGCTGGCCGCGCATGTTCCACCGCCAGCCGATTACCAAATGACGCCGCGCCAGCTCTGGCCCGCGCTCAATCCCCGCGCCTCTCCCCTGGTCTGAGTTCATCACGCTGTCTGCCTGAACCTGAACAGAACGGAGACTTACACCATGCTCAAGCAAGCTCTCGTAGTGGCCGCACTGCTGCTGCCCGGCGCCTTCGCCAACGCCCATGAATACACTGCGGGCGACCTGCATATCGCCCACCCCTGGTCGCTGCAACTGCCGCCGAACGCGCCCAATGTGGCCGCCTATTTCATCGTGCACAACAACGGCAAGGTCGATGACCGCCTGCTCAGCGTAGACAGCCCCATCACTGCTGACGCACAACTGCACGAACACGTGATGAGTGCCAACGGCGCCATGAAGATGCAGCAGGTGCCCAATGTGGTAGTGCCAGCCGGCAAGGACGTGGTCTTCGCCCCCAGCGCCTATCATGTGATGCTGATGCAGCCCAAGGACCGCAGCCTGCTCAGCGACGGCAAGCGCTTCCCGCTGACCCTGCATTTCGAGAAGGCTGGTGACATCACGGTCGACGTGGCCGTGCAGAAGCAGGCGCCGGCGGACCAGCCGCACGAACACGCACACTGACCCTTCGCTGACTGGCGCTCGCCTTCATGAGCCTGCCACGCAACAGACGCAGCCGTACCACCCGCCCTGAACGCAGGCGCGTCGGTGGCGGCTGGCTGAGCCTGTTCGCCATGTGGATGATCTTTATCGGCCCGCTGATTTCCCAGTCGATGCCGATGGATCATCACGCGGGCATGAGCATGCCGATGGGCATGGCTCTGTCCTCGGAACACAGTCACGCCAGCGACTCGCATCACGGCCACGGCGACGATGGCCAACTGCATGTGATGTGGGAAAAATGCGGCTACTGCAGCCTGCTGTTCAACTGCCCTGCATTACCGCAGACCTTCAGCCCACTCGTTGCCGGGCACGCCTTGCCCGTCACCCCCATACCTGCTGCAACCCTGCAGGGCCATGCCCGACAGGCCATATTCCCCGGTGCACGCAGCCGCGCGCCACCGCCTTCGATCAGCGTCTGAACCCTTGCTGCCGCACGGAGCCTGGAGGCTCCGCGCCCACCCATGACTGATCGACTGGAATCACTATGTCCGGCTGCCCCCCTGTATTCGCCCCCTCTCTGCGAGGGACATTCGCCGTGTTGTGCGGGTCGCTGCTCGCCCCCATGGCCCTGGCCGCCGAAACTGGCCATGAAACGCACGAGCAAGCGCCGCCCGAACTGAGCCCAACGGTGATCACCGCCATCGCGCCCAGTTCGCCCCTGACGGTTGTCACCAACCCCAAAGACCCGCGCCAGCCCGTGCCGGCCAGCGATGGCGCCGATTACCTCAAGACCATCCCTGGCTTTTCAGCCATCCGCGCCGGTGGCACCAACGGTGACCCGGTGCTGCGCGGCATGTTCGGTTCGCGCCTGAACATCCTCACCAACGGCGGTGTGATGCTCGGTGCCTGCCCGAACCGCATGGACGCACCGACCTCTTACATCGCGCCGGAAACCTATGACCGCCTCACCGTTATCAAAGGCCCGCAAAGCGTGATCTGGGGCCCCGGAGGCTCGGCCGGGACCATCCTTTTCGAACGTGAACCGGAAAAATTCGGCACCCTCGGCAGCCGGATCAACGCCAGCCTGCTGGCCGGCTCCAACGGCCGCTTCGACCAGGTGCTCGACGCCGCCGCAGGCAATAGCCAGGCTTATGCGCGCTTCGTCGGCAACCAGTCGCGCTCGGACGACTACCACGACGGCAACGGCGACACCGTGCCTTCGCGCTGGGACAAATGGAACGGCGATGTGACCCTGGGCTGGACGCCCGACCAGGACACCCTGCTCGAACTCACTGCCGGTAAGGGTGACGGCGAGGCCCGCTATGCCGGCCGTGGCATGGACGGCTCGCAGTTCAAGCGCGAAAGCCTGGGCCTGCGCTTTGAAAAGTCCAACCTCGGCGAGGTGCTCGACAAGGTCGAGGCGCAGGTCTACTACAACTACACCGACCACGTGATGGACAACTACAGCCTGCGCACCCCATCGGGCAGCGGCATGATGGGCATGCCCATGGTCAGCAATGTCGACCGCCGCACAATGGGCGCACGCATCAAGGCCACCTGGCGCTGGGCCGACGTGCAACTGATCAGTGGCATCGACGCACAGACCAACGAACATCGCCAGCGTGGCGGCATGGGCGTTGATGCGCACAAGGGCCAGCCCTGGACCAAGGATGCCGACTTCCACAACTACGGGGCCTTTGGTGAACTGACCTGGTACGCCACAGGGGTTGACCGGCTGATCACCGGCGCCCGTCTCGATCGCGCCTCCGCCCGCGACTTCCGGGCTGGCAGCGCTACCGAAGGTGATACCCGCGCCGATACCCTACCCAGCGGTTTCGTGCGCTATGAGCACGACCTCGCGGCGGTGCCGGCCACCACTTACATCGGCCTTGGCCATGCCCAGCGCTTCCCCGACTACTGGGAGCTGTTCTCGCCCAAGCTGGCGCCCTCTGGCGCCGCCAACGCCTTCGACGGCATCAAGCCAGAAAAGACCACCCAGCTCGACTTCGGCATCCAATACCGCGACGAGCGTCTTGAAGCCTGGGCTTCGGGTTACGTCGGGCAGATCCGCGACTACATCCTGTTCGACTACCGTACCGGCATGATGGGCATGAGCACCTCCCAGGCGCAGAACATCGACGCCCGCATCATGGGTGGTGAACTCGGCGCCGCCTACAAGCTGACAGAAAACTGGAAGGCCGATGCGACCCTGGCCTACGCCTGGGGCAAGAACAGCAGTGACGGCAAGGCGCTGCCGCAGATGCCACCACTGGAAAGCCGCATGGGCCTGACCTACAGCCGCGACACCTGGAGCGCCGGGGCCTTGTGGCGGCTGGTAGCTGCACAGAACCGCATCGCCGAAAACCAGGGCAATGTGGTCGGCAAGGACTACGAAACAAGCGCCGGGTTCGGCGTGTTTTCGCTCAATGGCGCCTACAAGGTAAACAACAACCTCAAGCTCAGCGCAGGCGTCGACAACCTGTTCGACAAGGTTTACGCCGAGCACCTGAACCTGGCAGGGAACGCCGGGTTCGGCTACCCGGCTTCCGATCCACAGCCGGTCAACGAGCCGGGCAGGACGTTCTGGACCAAGGTCGATTTCAGCTTCTGACAACAACAACGGGCGCAGCCGCTGGTTGCGCCCCTCAGCTGGTCAAACAGGAGGTTCCCATGAGCGGAACACGCGTTTCCTTCTACAACCTGGCCTGGCGCTGGCATTTCTATGCGGGGCTGTTCGTCGCCCCGTTCATGATCCTGCTGGCGATTACCGGGATCATCTACCTGTTCAAACCGCAGCTGGACCCACTGCTGTACCGTGACCTGATGGTTGTCGAGGCCGGCCATCACCGCCAGGGCGCCGACGTGATGCTGGCCGAAGTGCGCCAGGCTTACCCCAAAGGCCATGTGGGCCAATATCTGCCACCCATCGATGCCGAGCGCAGCGCGCAATTTGTGGTGCATGACGGTGGGCGCGAACTGAATGTGTTCGTCAACCCGTATAGCGGCAAGATCCTGGGCGAGCAGGATGCCAAGCAGAACCTGCAGGCGGTCGCCCGAGCCCTGCATGGCGAGCTGATGGTCGGTACGCTCGGTGACCGACTGGTGGAACTGGCAGCCGGCTGGGGCATCGTGCTGGTGGTATCCGGCCTGTACCTGTGGTGGCCGCGCGGGCGCAGCGGCAGTGGCGTGCTGTGGCCACGGCTGTCGGCGCGTGGCCGTCTGCTCTGGCGCGACCTGCACGCGGTCAGCGGTTTCTGGGGCTCGGCCCTGCTGCTGCTGATGCTGCTCAGCGGCATGACCTGGACCGGCCTGTGGGGCAAACAGTACGCCGACCTGTGGAACCGCTTTCCGGCGGCCATGTGGAATGACGTGCCCAAGTCCGATCAACAGGCCGGTGAACTGAACAGCGCTCACCGCCAGACGGTGCCCTGGGCCATGGAAAACACGCCGATGCCGCAGTCCGGTGCGCATGCCGAACATGCCGGGCACCACATGATGTCGAACAGGCCAGCGGCACCTCAGGTGAGCCTGCAGCAGGTTCAGGACCTCGCCAACGCGCGCGAGGTGGAACCCGGCTACAGCATCACCGTGCCGACCACTGCCGATGGCGTATTCACCATCGCCGTGTTCGCCGACGACCCGCGCAACGACGCCACCCTGCATGTCGATCAGTACACCGGCAAGGTGCTGGCCGATGTGCGCTGGCAGGACTACAGCCCGGTGGCCCGGGCGACCGAGCTGGGCGTCATGCTGCACGAGGGCAAGATGTTCGGCGTGCTGAACCAGATCATCATTCTGCTGGTGTGCCTGATGATTTTGCTGGGCTCGGTGAGCGGGCTGGTGATGTGGTGGAAACGCCGGCCGGCCGGAGGCCTGGGGGTGCCAGCGCTGCGCCATGACCTACCGCGCTGGAAGGCAGCGGTGGGGGTGATGCTGGTGCTAGGGGTGATGTTCCCGCTGGTGGGGGTGTCGATGGTCGTGATGTGGGTGGTGGACAGCCTGGTGGTAAGGCGCAGGGTGCTGGCCAGCACTTGAGGCCATTGGGGCTGCTGTGCAGCCCTTTCGCGACACAAGGCCGCTCCTACAGACGACCGCGTTGGCCTTGTGTCGCGAAAGGGCCGCACAGCGGCCATCTGCTACTGAAAAGTCGAGTCGATCTGTCGCGCCCCGATTTGGGACGCGCGTGTTAGCCTACGCGGCTTTCACAAAAAGACTGACCCTCAATGGAATGCAGCCAATGACCCGGACCTCTTCCCCTCCTGCTCAAGCGCAGCACCTGCAGCGTAACCTGACCAACCGCCACATCCAGCTGATCGCCATCGGTGGCGCCATCGGCACCGGCCTGTTCATGGGCTCGGGCAAGACCATCAGCCTGGCGGGGCCGTCGATCATCTTCGTCTACATGATCATCGGCTTCATGCTGTTCTTCGTCATGCGCGCCATGGGCGAACTGCTGCTGTCGAACCTCAACTACAAGTCGTTCATCGATTTCTCGGCCGACCTGCTCGGCCCCTGGGCCGGCTACTTCACCGGCTGGACCTACTGGTTCTGCTGGGTTGTCACCGGTATTGCCGACGTGGTCGCCATCGCCGCTTACACGCAATTCTGGTTTCCGGACCTGCCACAGTGGATACCCGCGCTGACCTGCGTTGCAGTACTGCTGTCGCTTAACCTGGTTACCGTGAAGATGTTCGGCGAGATGGAGTTCTGGTTCGCCCTGATCAAGATAGTCGCCATCCTCGGCCTGGTCGCCACCGGCCTGTACATGGTCATCACCGGCTTCGAATCGCCGAGCGGGCGCACCGCGCAGCTGGCCAACCTGTGGAATGACGGCGGCATGTTCCCCAACGGCCTGATGGGCTTCTTCGCCGGCTTCCAGATTGCCGTGTTCGCCTTCGTCGGCATCGAGCTGGTCGGCACCACCGCCGCCGAAGCCAAGAACCCTGAACGCACCCTGCCAAGGGCGATCAACTCGATACCGATCCGTATCATCGTGTTCTACGTGCTGGCACTGATCGCGATCATGGCTGTCACTCCATGGCGCGACGTGGTGCCGGGCAAGAGCCCGTTCGTCGAACTGTTCGTGCTGGCCGGCCTGCCGGCGGCGGCGAGCATCATCAACTTCGTGGTGCTGACCTCGGCGGCCTCATCGGCCAACAGCGGCGTCTTTTCCACCAGCCGCATGCTCTTCGGCCTGGCCCAGGAAGGCGACGCACCGCGCGCATTCGAAAAACTGTCGAGCCGCGCCGTACCGGCCAACGGCCTGTACTTCTCGTGCACCTGCCTGCTGCTTGGCGCGGTGCTGATCTACATGGTGCCGAACGTGATCGAGGCATTCACCCTGGTCACCACGGTTTCCGCAGTGCTGTTCATGTTTGTCTGGACGCTGATCCTGCTGTCGTATCTGAAGTACCGCAAAACCCGTGCGGCGCTGCACCAGGCATCGACCTACAAGATGCCGGGCGGGCGCTTCATGTGCTACGTGTGCCTGGCGTTCTTCGCCTTCATCCTGGTGCTGCTGAGCCTGGAAGCGGACACCCGCTCTGCGCTGATCGTCACGCCGATCTGGTTCGTGTTGCTGGCCGTCACCTACCAGGGTGTGCGTAGCAAGCGCCATCCGCGGACAGCTGTGCGCAACAGCTGAGGCACTACGGGGCTGCTCTGCAGCCCCAATCCTGTGCACACAAATATCCCAGGCACCAACCTGGACCTTGCAAACGCCCCATCACCTCGCACGACCCTTCTATTACGCACCTTTTGCCGTTCGGCACACCCCTTGCAACGCCCCTCCCCGCTTGGCCAACACCAAAAAAAACTCAGCGGAGAGAGCACATGAAGCGTCGCAGTCTGATCAAGGCCTTTACCCTCAGCGCATCGATTGCGGCGATGGGCCTTAGCTGGAGCATCCAGGCCGCCGAGACCATCAAGGTCGGCATCCTGCATTCGCTGTCCGGGACCATGGCGATTTCCGAAACATCGCTCAAGGACATGGCGCTGATGACCATCGACGAGATCAACGCCAAGGGCGGGGTCAACGGCAAGATGCTCGAACCGGTGGTGGTCGACCCTGCATCCAACTGGCCGCTGTTCGCCGAAAAGAGCCGCCAGCTGCTGACCCAGGACAAGGTCGCGGTTGTGTTCGGCTGTTGGACCTCGGTGTCACGCAAGTCGGTGCTGCCAGTGTTCGAAGAGCTCAACGGCTTGCTGTTCTACCCGGTGCAGTACGAAGGTGAAGAGATGTCGCCGAACGTCTTCTACACCGGCGCCGCGCCCAACCAGCAAGCGATTCCGGCCGTGGAATACCTGATGAGCGAAGACGGCGGCAGCGCCAAGCGTTTCTTCCTGCTCGGCACCGACTACGTCTACCCGCGCACCACCAACAAAATTCTGCGCGCCTTCCTGCACAGCAAAGGCGTGGCCGACAAGGATATCGAAGAGGTCTACACGCCGTTCGGCCACGCCGATTACCAGACCATTGTCGCCAACATCAAGAAGTTCTCGGCAGGCGGCAAAACCGCCGTTATCTCCACCGTCAACGGCGACTCCAACGTACCGTTCTACAAAGAGCTGGCCAACCAGGGCCTGAAAGCCACCGACGTACCGGTGGTGGCGTTCTCGGTGGGTGAAGAGGAACTGCGCGGCATCGACACCAAGCCGCTGGTAGGCCACCTCGCCGCCTGGAACTACTTCGAATCGGTGGATAACCCGGTCAACCAGAAGTTTGTCGCCGACTGGAAGGCCTACGCCAAAGCCAAGAACCTGCCGGGTGCCGACAAGGCCGTGACCAACGACCCGATGGAAGCCACCTACGTGGGCATCCACATGTGGGCGCAAGCGGCGGAAAAAGCCAAGTCCACCGATGTCGACAAGGTACGCGAAGCCCTGGGTGGGCAAACCTTCAAGGCACCGTCCGGCTTCACCCTTACCATGGACAAGACCAACCACCACCTGCACAAGCCGGTAATGATCGGCGAAATCCAGGATGACGGGCAGTTCAGCGTGGTCTGGGAAACCGAACAACCGCTGCGCGCGCAGCCGTGGAGCCCGTTCATTCCGGGCAACGACAAGCGCCCTGACTATGCAGTGAAAGGCAACTGAGTGCACTGGGGCTGCGCTGCAGCCCATTCGCTGGCAAGCCAGCTTCCACAGGGTCCTGAGAACAGCACCACCCTGTAGGAGTCGGCTGCCGGCGATGAATCCACCGCCGATTTCCAGGATTGCCCGCATGCTCAGAATCCTCCTTACCCTGCTGCTCCTGCTGCCCCTGGCAACCCAGGCCAGCGAGGGCGAATTCTTCCTCACCGCCAAGCCCGCCGAGCAGGCTCGCCTGCTCGAAGGCTGGGCGGCGCAACCCGAAGCCGCGCGCCTGCCGCTGCTGGAAAACCTGCGCCAGGGCCGCATCGCAGCCGATGACACCCGCAAGGTGCGCCTTAACAACCGCCTGCGCGGCCTGATCGATAACGCCCTGGCCAGCCACCAGTTGCTCAGCGACAACAGCGACACTCGCTTGGCCGCCGCCCAGCAACTGCAAAAAAGTGCGCAACCGGCGCAAATGGCATTCCTCGACCGGCGCTTTGCCAGCGAACCCGACACTACCGTGCACGCCGCGCTTGGCCTGGCACTGGCCAACCTGCAACTGGGCGCCAGCGAGCCAGCCGTACGCCTGGCGGCGGTACGCCTGCTCGGCGAAACCGGCGACCCGCTGGCCCGCACCCGCCTGGAGACCTTGCTGCAACCCGACGTGGAAACCGACGCAGGCGTGCGCACTGCAGCTGAAACAAGCCTGGCCCAGGTCAAACGCAAGCTGCTGTTCGGTGAGCTGCTCGGCCAGGCTTTCAGCGGCCTGTCGCTGGGTTCGATCCTGCTGCTGGCGGCCCTTGGCCTGGCGATCACCTTCGGGCTGCTGGGCGTGATCAACATGGCCCACGGCGAGATGCTCATGCTCGGTGCTTACAGCACCTACATGGTCCAGGTGCTGCTGCAGCGCTACGCGCCAGGCGCAATCGAGTTCTACCCGCTGATTGCCCTGCCAGTGGCCTTCGCCGTCAGCGCCGGCGTGGGCATGGCCCTGGAGCGCACGGTGATCCGCCACCTCTACGGCCGCCCGCTGGAAACCCTGCTGGCGACCTGGGGCATCAGCCTGATGCTGATCCAGGCCATCCGCCTGCTGTTCGGCGCGCAGAACGTCGAGGTCAGCAACCCGGCCTGGCTGTCTGGTGGCATCCAGCTGCTACCCAACCTGGTGCTGCCCTACAACCGCCTGGTGATCATTGCCTTCGCCTTGGCGGTGGTACTGCTGACCTGGCTGCTGCTCAACCGCACGCGGCTGGGCCTGAACGTACGTGCGGTCACCCAGAATCGCAACATGGCTGCCTGCTGTGGCGTGTCCACCGGGCGCGTGGACATGCTCGCCTTCGGCCTGGGCTCGGGCATTGCCGGGCTTGGTGGTGTAGCGCTGAGCCAGGTCGGCAACGTCGGCCCGGACCTTGGCCAGAGCTACATCATCGACTCTTTCCTGGTGGTGGTGCTCGGCGGTGTCGGGCAACTGGCCGGTAGCCTCTGGGCCGCCTTCGGCCTAGGGATAGCCAACAAGCTGCTAGAACCGCAAATCGGCGCGGTGCTTGGCAAGATCCTCATCCTTGCGTTGATCATTCTGTTCATCCAGAAGCGCCCGCAAGGCCTGTTCGCCCTCAAGGGACGGGTTATCGACTGATGAACCAGCCACTGCTTGTCACCGCTTCGCAAAAAGCCGGGCCGCGCCTGTCGCTAGCCATCGGCACCGTCGTCGTCCTGCTGTTGCTGGCCATGGCGCTGCTGTCGTTGCTGCCGCCCGACCATGCCTTGCAGGTATCGGCCTACACCCTCACGCTGGTCGGCAAGATCCTCTGCTACGCCATCGTCGCCCTGGCCCTGGACCTGGTCTGGGGCTACGCAGGGCTGCTGTCGCTCGGTCACGGGCTGTTCTTTGCCCTCGGTGGCTACGCCATGGGCATGTACCTGATGCGCCAGGCCGCCGGTGACGGCCTGCCGGGGTTCATGACGTTCCTGTCGTGGAGCGAGCTGCCGTGGTACTGGGCCGGTACCCAGCACTTTGCCTGGGCCCTGTGCCTGGTGGTGCTGGCGCCGGGCCTGCTGGCACTGGTGTTTGGTTTCTTCGCCTTCCGCTCGCGGATCAAGGGCGTGTATTTCTCGATCATGACCCAGGCCCTGACCTTCGCCGGCATGCTGCTGTTCTTCCGCAACGAAACAGGGTTTGGCGGCAACAACGGTTTCACCAGCTTTCGCACGATTCTGGGCTTCGACATTGCCGCACAGGGCACCCGCGCCGTGCTGTTCCTGCTGACCGTAGGTTTGCTGCTGGCAAGCCTGTACCTGTGCTGGCGCCTGACCCAGAGCAAGTTCGGCCGCCTGCTCACCGCCGTACGCGATGCAGAAAACCGCATGATGTTCTGCGGCTATGACCCACGGGGTTTCAAGCTGCTGGTGTGGGTATTGAGCGCCGTGCTGTGCGGCCTGGCAGGTGCGCTGTATGTGCCACAGGTGGGCATCATCAACCCCAGCGAGATGTCGCCGACCAACTCCATCGAGGCTGCTGTCTGGGTAGCTTTGGGCGGGCGCGGCACACTGATCGGCCCGCTGCTGGGCGCTGGCCTGGTCAACGGCATGAAAAGCTGGTTCACCGTGGCCTTCCCCGAGTTCTGGCTGTTCTTCCTCGGCGCATTGTTCATCCTCGTCACCCTGTACCTGCCCAAGGGCGTGGTCGGCCTGCTGAAGAAAAGGAGCCAGCCATGAAAGGCGTGCCCCCAGTGCAT from Pseudomonas putida includes the following:
- the vapB gene encoding type II toxin-antitoxin system VapB family antitoxin; translated protein: MEQGAVFKSNRSQAIRLPKSVAFPEEVTRVDIVAVGRTRIITPAGESWDSWFDGEDASPDFMASRDQPADQEREGF
- a CDS encoding DUF2946 domain-containing protein; this encodes MSLPRNRRSRTTRPERRRVGGGWLSLFAMWMIFIGPLISQSMPMDHHAGMSMPMGMALSSEHSHASDSHHGHGDDGQLHVMWEKCGYCSLLFNCPALPQTFSPLVAGHALPVTPIPAATLQGHARQAIFPGARSRAPPPSISV
- a CDS encoding copper chaperone PCu(A)C; the protein is MLKQALVVAALLLPGAFANAHEYTAGDLHIAHPWSLQLPPNAPNVAAYFIVHNNGKVDDRLLSVDSPITADAQLHEHVMSANGAMKMQQVPNVVVPAGKDVVFAPSAYHVMLMQPKDRSLLSDGKRFPLTLHFEKAGDITVDVAVQKQAPADQPHEHAH
- a CDS encoding NfeD family protein; its protein translation is MEMQWWIWLVFGIALILLELVLPTFFIIWFGIGAVLVSLISLAAPSLQLDMQVLSWVLFSSITTALWFKLFRRKQPDVRWTADSVIGEVGLLISSVSQFQKGRVRFQKPILGNEEWICVADSDIPSGERVRLVAIEGNTARVIRA
- the vapC gene encoding type II toxin-antitoxin system tRNA(fMet)-specific endonuclease VapC, with amino-acid sequence MLKYMLDTNICIFTIKNKPQVVREAFNRHHGQLAISTVTLMELVYGAEKSAAPARNLSIVEGFVARLEVLDYDSHAAEHSGQLRSELAKAGTPIGPFDQLIAGHARARGLTLVTNNLREFMRVPGLRVEDWLAMPG
- a CDS encoding DUF2946 domain-containing protein — translated: MPPRRHIAWIACLAVLFNLLAMPLSSAAPKGPAEQLLWGAFCSSMAGKAKVDVQALAKIDLGTQNDDHSNMQHCWCCSGATPLLALPGYPPQLHNPPTLLAAHVPPPADYQMTPRQLWPALNPRASPLV
- a CDS encoding SPFH domain-containing protein; its protein translation is MTSLIVVGTLAVFVLITVFKGVRIVPQGEEWIVERLGRYHSTLKPGLNIVIPYMDVVAYRLPTKDIILDVQEQEIITRDNAVIVANALCFAKVVDPQKASYGVQNFSFAVTSLTMTSLRAIVGAMDLDEALSSREQIKARLREAMSEQTEDWGVTVRSVEIQDIKPSENMQLAMERQAAAERERKADVTRAEGAKQAAILEAEARLQSAKLDAEAQINLAEASAKAISLVKDAVGNETVPAMYLLGERYVGAMENLASSNNAKVVVLPADLQETVRGLMGRNKA
- a CDS encoding TonB-dependent copper receptor — its product is MSGCPPVFAPSLRGTFAVLCGSLLAPMALAAETGHETHEQAPPELSPTVITAIAPSSPLTVVTNPKDPRQPVPASDGADYLKTIPGFSAIRAGGTNGDPVLRGMFGSRLNILTNGGVMLGACPNRMDAPTSYIAPETYDRLTVIKGPQSVIWGPGGSAGTILFEREPEKFGTLGSRINASLLAGSNGRFDQVLDAAAGNSQAYARFVGNQSRSDDYHDGNGDTVPSRWDKWNGDVTLGWTPDQDTLLELTAGKGDGEARYAGRGMDGSQFKRESLGLRFEKSNLGEVLDKVEAQVYYNYTDHVMDNYSLRTPSGSGMMGMPMVSNVDRRTMGARIKATWRWADVQLISGIDAQTNEHRQRGGMGVDAHKGQPWTKDADFHNYGAFGELTWYATGVDRLITGARLDRASARDFRAGSATEGDTRADTLPSGFVRYEHDLAAVPATTYIGLGHAQRFPDYWELFSPKLAPSGAANAFDGIKPEKTTQLDFGIQYRDERLEAWASGYVGQIRDYILFDYRTGMMGMSTSQAQNIDARIMGGELGAAYKLTENWKADATLAYAWGKNSSDGKALPQMPPLESRMGLTYSRDTWSAGALWRLVAAQNRIAENQGNVVGKDYETSAGFGVFSLNGAYKVNNNLKLSAGVDNLFDKVYAEHLNLAGNAGFGYPASDPQPVNEPGRTFWTKVDFSF